The following coding sequences lie in one Alloacidobacterium dinghuense genomic window:
- a CDS encoding GNAT family N-acetyltransferase: MNTDASPQNVSRNRFEFEEEGETAYLEFDLDGQGWITLWHTEVPPKLRGRGIAGMLAQTAFEYARDNNLKVDVVCPLAQGFLAKHPEFKALVGK, translated from the coding sequence ATGAATACTGACGCCTCACCGCAGAACGTCTCTCGTAACAGGTTCGAGTTCGAAGAAGAGGGCGAAACTGCGTATCTGGAGTTCGATCTCGATGGACAGGGATGGATCACGCTCTGGCATACCGAAGTTCCGCCAAAGTTGCGCGGGCGCGGCATTGCCGGGATGCTCGCGCAAACCGCGTTTGAATATGCGCGTGATAACAATCTGAAAGTCGATGTTGTCTGTCCGCTTGCGCAGGGCTTTCTTGCGAAGCATCCGGAATTCAAGGCGCTGGTTGGAAAGTAA
- a CDS encoding UbiA family prenyltransferase, with protein MPPLSLPTSSKPITLTGILKAHLAIMRLDHSLKNIFVLPGVVVPITLLHLPISIAFWKRLAIGFAATTLIACSNYVINEVLDAPFDRLHPTKKNRPAALGLVSVPLAYVQWLAMMAAGITLGLTISHAFTVALASLWIMGCFYNIRPFRTKDVAYLDVVTESVNNPLRMLLGWYMVTSTIVPPASLLIFYWMIGCYFMALKRFSEYRDIGDKAVSGAYRASFRHYDERNLLCSITFYAAVAMLFFGAFVMRYKLELIGAFPFIAIMMATYFNMAFEPESAVQNPEKLYRHRLLMVEVIVTICVICALLYFRILWIEHIFAPTLPALN; from the coding sequence ATGCCGCCGTTATCACTTCCCACATCCAGCAAGCCCATAACTCTGACGGGCATCCTCAAAGCGCACCTCGCTATCATGCGGTTGGACCATTCACTAAAGAATATTTTTGTCCTGCCGGGTGTGGTTGTACCTATTACGCTTTTGCACCTGCCGATCTCGATCGCCTTCTGGAAGAGGCTTGCGATCGGTTTCGCCGCGACTACATTGATCGCCTGCAGTAATTATGTAATTAATGAAGTCCTGGATGCTCCGTTCGACCGGCTTCACCCCACGAAAAAGAACCGGCCTGCCGCGCTTGGATTGGTGAGCGTACCGTTGGCTTACGTTCAATGGTTGGCCATGATGGCGGCAGGTATAACACTCGGCCTCACGATTTCGCATGCCTTTACTGTTGCGCTCGCGTCGTTGTGGATCATGGGATGCTTCTATAACATTCGTCCGTTTCGCACAAAAGACGTGGCCTATCTCGACGTCGTGACAGAATCGGTGAACAATCCGTTACGCATGCTGCTTGGCTGGTACATGGTTACATCGACAATCGTACCTCCGGCATCACTTCTTATTTTCTACTGGATGATCGGTTGTTATTTCATGGCATTGAAGCGGTTCAGCGAGTATCGAGACATCGGAGACAAGGCCGTTAGCGGGGCATACCGCGCTTCTTTTCGACATTACGATGAGCGCAACCTTCTTTGCTCAATTACTTTCTATGCCGCGGTTGCCATGCTCTTTTTCGGGGCATTCGTTATGCGCTACAAGTTAGAGTTGATCGGCGCCTTTCCGTTTATCGCCATCATGATGGCTACCTATTTCAATATGGCATTTGAGCCTGAGAGCGCTGTGCAAAACCCGGAGAAACTTTACCGTCATCGCTTGCTCATGGTCGAAGTAATTGTCACCATTTGCGTCATCTGCGCTCTGCTATATTTTCGGATTCTGTGGATAGAGCACATTTTTGCGCCCACGCTTCCTGCTCTAAATTGA
- a CDS encoding glycoside hydrolase family 31 protein produces MKKSVLLCLLPLLAFSSLAQTAKPTSTTPPEASYNPVADPQAIVTYGNARFTVLTPQLIRMEWAADGKFEDKPSFVFLNRRLPVPKFTTGQETNGLGGGVTIDTGALKLVYGPSDGSRGGKFTADNLSITFTLDGKQVTWHPGMPDTGNLQGTTRTLDGAFGSKTKEPIDPGLISRDGWTLVDDSTRPLFDSDNFNFTQGENSPWPWVMLRPAGDRQDWYFFGYGHDYKQALHDYVEVAGRIPLPPRFAFGAWWSRYWAYSDQELDDLVRGFHENDVPLDVFVIDMDWHLSDVQLEAMHETDQSGHRLGWSGYTWNPLLFPDPGAFLKSLHDEGLKATLNLHPASGVQPWEAAYPAIAKAMGIDPATKKYVPFDITNKKFATNYMDLLHHPLEKQGIDFWWLDWQQEANTQTPGVSPTWWLNYVHFTDQEREGKRPLLFHRWGGLGNHRYQIGFSGDTISVWNSLAFQPWFTATAANVGYAYWSHDIGGHMPGAVDPELYMRWIQFGIYSPILRTHTTKNPDSERRIWAYPEPYSGIMRDSFHQRYAMQPYIYTEGRRTYDTGVAFLRPLYYDWPEADEAYTNKDEYIFGQQMIVAPVVKPVDKDSQLAQESVWIPQGEWIEQPTGKHFTGPQTVERSFAINQIPVYLRAGAIVPMQPPMQYTGQKPVDPLILEVEPLADNAKSSYSVYDDSSKGEDYKRGICAWTDVDAKQSGDDFTIEVAPIRGSYPGMLRERAYEIRLPGDWPPESVTVNGTNLSFAMYSDKPSWHYEGNTLTTVITAPRYSVDQRVTIHVYRAAGSLASRSQLDGFAGAETRLRAAYDTLNSLSPFTWSPNQLIDACQTGDRLSYKPQTAKQEIGRFPQVYAEGMAQVQDLVTKASIPDEELLQQLMQHHGNGATKERAQAYRSSLDRALMLLKDGKQ; encoded by the coding sequence ATGAAAAAAAGCGTGCTTCTCTGCCTTCTGCCCCTCCTCGCTTTTTCTTCCCTCGCGCAAACAGCAAAGCCGACATCGACGACACCGCCTGAAGCCAGCTACAACCCAGTCGCCGACCCGCAAGCCATCGTCACGTACGGCAACGCCCGCTTCACGGTTCTCACACCGCAACTCATTCGCATGGAGTGGGCCGCAGATGGCAAGTTCGAAGACAAACCATCCTTCGTTTTCCTCAACCGCCGCCTGCCCGTGCCCAAATTTACAACTGGGCAGGAGACGAATGGTCTTGGCGGAGGCGTCACGATTGACACAGGGGCGCTGAAGCTGGTTTATGGTCCAAGTGACGGTTCGAGAGGAGGCAAATTCACCGCCGACAATCTCAGCATCACCTTCACCCTCGACGGCAAGCAGGTCACCTGGCATCCCGGCATGCCTGACACCGGCAACCTGCAAGGCACAACACGCACCCTCGACGGCGCATTCGGCAGCAAGACGAAAGAGCCCATCGACCCGGGCCTCATCTCCCGCGACGGCTGGACACTCGTCGACGACTCAACGCGCCCGCTCTTCGATTCCGACAACTTCAACTTCACACAAGGCGAAAACAGCCCGTGGCCGTGGGTAATGCTGCGTCCCGCTGGTGACCGCCAGGACTGGTACTTTTTCGGTTACGGCCACGACTACAAGCAAGCTCTCCATGATTACGTCGAAGTCGCAGGCCGCATTCCGCTGCCACCACGCTTCGCCTTCGGAGCATGGTGGTCGCGTTACTGGGCCTACAGCGATCAGGAACTCGACGACCTCGTTCGCGGCTTCCACGAGAACGACGTGCCCCTCGACGTCTTCGTCATCGACATGGACTGGCACTTGAGCGACGTGCAGCTCGAGGCCATGCACGAGACCGATCAGTCCGGCCACCGCCTTGGTTGGAGCGGCTATACCTGGAACCCGCTCCTCTTTCCCGATCCAGGCGCATTCCTCAAGAGTCTCCACGACGAAGGCCTGAAAGCCACGCTCAACCTGCATCCCGCCTCCGGAGTGCAGCCGTGGGAAGCAGCCTACCCCGCAATCGCAAAGGCGATGGGCATCGACCCCGCAACGAAGAAATACGTGCCCTTCGACATCACAAATAAGAAGTTCGCGACGAACTACATGGACCTGCTTCACCACCCGCTCGAAAAGCAGGGCATCGATTTCTGGTGGCTGGACTGGCAGCAGGAAGCCAACACGCAGACTCCAGGGGTGAGCCCGACCTGGTGGCTCAACTATGTCCACTTCACCGATCAGGAGCGTGAAGGCAAGCGTCCACTGCTCTTCCATCGCTGGGGCGGACTCGGGAACCATCGCTACCAGATCGGCTTCTCCGGCGACACCATCTCCGTGTGGAATTCGCTCGCCTTCCAGCCGTGGTTCACCGCCACGGCCGCGAATGTTGGCTACGCCTACTGGAGCCACGACATCGGCGGCCACATGCCGGGCGCCGTCGATCCCGAACTTTACATGCGCTGGATTCAATTCGGCATCTACAGCCCCATTCTGCGCACACACACAACAAAGAATCCCGACTCCGAGCGCCGCATCTGGGCCTATCCCGAACCGTACTCCGGCATCATGCGCGACAGCTTCCACCAGCGCTACGCCATGCAGCCGTATATCTACACGGAAGGCCGCCGGACTTACGACACGGGCGTAGCCTTCCTGCGCCCGCTTTACTATGACTGGCCCGAGGCCGACGAAGCCTACACGAATAAGGACGAGTACATCTTCGGGCAGCAGATGATCGTCGCGCCCGTCGTCAAACCCGTCGACAAAGACTCGCAACTTGCTCAGGAAAGTGTCTGGATTCCGCAGGGCGAATGGATCGAGCAGCCCACCGGCAAGCACTTCACTGGACCCCAAACAGTAGAGCGCAGCTTCGCCATCAACCAGATTCCCGTCTACCTCCGCGCGGGAGCCATCGTGCCCATGCAGCCGCCGATGCAGTACACCGGCCAGAAGCCAGTAGACCCGCTCATCCTCGAAGTCGAGCCGCTCGCCGACAACGCGAAGTCCAGCTACTCCGTCTATGACGATTCGAGTAAAGGCGAGGACTACAAACGCGGAATCTGCGCCTGGACTGATGTCGACGCCAAGCAGTCCGGAGACGACTTCACCATCGAAGTCGCACCCATCCGCGGAAGCTACCCCGGCATGCTGCGTGAGCGCGCTTACGAAATCCGCCTGCCCGGTGACTGGCCTCCGGAATCTGTCACCGTCAACGGCACAAATCTGTCCTTCGCCATGTACAGCGACAAGCCGAGCTGGCACTACGAAGGCAATACACTGACGACGGTCATCACCGCGCCGCGCTACTCGGTCGACCAGCGCGTTACTATCCACGTCTACCGCGCTGCCGGATCGCTAGCATCGCGTTCTCAATTAGACGGGTTCGCGGGAGCGGAAACCCGTCTCCGCGCCGCCTATGACACGCTCAACAGCCTGTCGCCTTTCACCTGGTCTCCGAATCAGCTCATCGACGCATGCCAGACCGGTGACCGCCTTAGCTACAAGCCGCAAACCGCAAAACAGGAAATTGGCCGCTTCCCGCAGGTCTACGCCGAGGGCATGGCGCAGGTGCAGGATCTGGTCACCAAAGCCAGCATCCCGGACGAGGAACTCCTCCAGCAACTCATGCAACACCACGGCAACGGCGCAACAAAAGAGCGGGCTCAGGCCTACCGTTCCTCACTCGACCGCGCCCTGATGCTACTGAAGGACGGCAAACAGTAG
- a CDS encoding carboxypeptidase-like regulatory domain-containing protein — protein sequence MTLISRLHFGALALLVAVCSSAFAATVTGTVTNKTVNKPAGGDDVVLIAFAQGMQEAGRTKTDAKGHYSIDVPDNGMHLIRVDHQKATYFQPVRPGTTTVNVDIYDVLPKVEGVSTEADVMRIETDQQGLHVIENYFVKNDSNPPMTQFSKTAYEIYLPPDARIEGSAAMGPGGMPVSSSPVPAGEKGYYAFIFPVRPGETRFQVSYHLPYNGSFNFTPKVSLPTQNVAIMLPKAMKFAGSGSVAFQPINDDVNAQTFLARNVSPSQAIAFTVSGSGSMPRESQAQGGENDAAAAGAAGPEAGQPSAAATDTRPGIGLGAPIDTPDPLNKYKWWILSGLALVLAVAAAFLLRAKPVAPASAAAPVAVESLPVAAPASAGHGDLLAALKEELFALETERLEGKLSESEYAELKTALETVLRRALSRQTVLS from the coding sequence ATGACATTGATTTCTCGTTTGCATTTTGGCGCTTTGGCGCTGCTGGTTGCGGTTTGTTCCTCGGCGTTCGCCGCTACTGTAACCGGAACGGTTACGAATAAGACCGTCAACAAGCCGGCCGGCGGTGACGACGTGGTTTTGATCGCCTTCGCGCAAGGCATGCAGGAAGCCGGTCGCACCAAGACGGACGCCAAGGGTCACTACTCGATTGATGTGCCGGACAATGGCATGCACCTGATTCGCGTCGATCATCAGAAGGCGACATATTTTCAGCCTGTGCGGCCAGGTACGACGACAGTCAATGTAGATATCTATGACGTGCTGCCTAAGGTTGAGGGCGTGAGCACTGAGGCCGATGTCATGCGCATCGAAACGGATCAGCAGGGACTGCACGTCATCGAGAACTACTTCGTCAAGAACGACTCCAATCCACCGATGACGCAGTTCAGCAAGACGGCCTATGAGATCTATCTGCCGCCAGATGCCCGCATCGAGGGCTCCGCGGCGATGGGGCCGGGTGGAATGCCGGTTTCGTCTTCCCCAGTTCCGGCGGGCGAGAAGGGCTACTATGCATTTATCTTTCCGGTGCGGCCGGGGGAGACGCGCTTCCAGGTGAGCTATCACCTGCCTTACAACGGCAGCTTCAACTTCACGCCGAAGGTCTCATTGCCGACGCAGAACGTCGCAATCATGCTGCCGAAGGCAATGAAGTTTGCCGGCAGCGGATCGGTGGCCTTCCAGCCGATTAACGATGATGTGAACGCGCAGACCTTTCTCGCGCGGAATGTTTCGCCTTCACAGGCGATAGCTTTTACTGTCTCGGGATCGGGCTCGATGCCGCGCGAGTCGCAGGCGCAGGGCGGCGAAAACGATGCCGCTGCCGCTGGTGCTGCCGGGCCTGAAGCTGGTCAGCCGTCGGCGGCAGCAACCGATACTCGTCCCGGAATCGGCCTGGGAGCCCCGATTGACACGCCTGATCCGCTGAACAAGTACAAGTGGTGGATCCTGAGCGGGCTGGCTCTGGTTTTGGCTGTGGCAGCGGCTTTCCTGCTCCGGGCAAAGCCAGTGGCGCCAGCTTCCGCCGCAGCTCCTGTCGCTGTTGAGTCACTGCCGGTCGCGGCACCTGCCTCGGCAGGTCATGGAGATTTGCTGGCGGCGCTCAAGGAGGAGTTGTTTGCGCTTGAGACGGAGCGGCTGGAGGGCAAACTGAGCGAATCGGAGTATGCCGAGCTGAAGACAGCGCTGGAGACGGTTCTGCGGCGAGCTTTGTCACGACAGACAGTTCTAAGCTGA
- the uvrB gene encoding excinuclease ABC subunit UvrB: protein MDFQLVSDYKPRGDQGRAIEELISGIGAGEKHQVLLGVTGSGKTFTMAKIIEELNRPALVLAHNKTLAAQLYHEFKQFFPSNAVEYFVSYYDYYQPEAYIPSGDLYIEKEATINEELDKLRLSATRSLFERRDAIIVSSVSCIYGLGDPDAYYGMLLLLEKGQKVRREDITKKLVEILYDRNEADFRRGTFRVRGDVIEVFPTYDEMAYRIELFGDEVESLAQIDPLFGTVKQKFARLPIYPKSHYVVKPEKKNTAMASILEELAWWEKELESQGRLVESQRIHQRTRFDLEMIKSVGYCHGIENYSRHFSGRLPGEPPPTLLDYFPRDYLLFIDESHATVPQLHGMWHGDRSRKQNLVDYGFRLPSAVDNRPLKFDEFEVRTNQLIYVSATPGPYELTKSAGVVVEQIIRPTGLVDPEVEIRPVRGQIDDLLAEIRDRATKNERVLVTTLTKRMSEDLAGYYAEVGVRCRYMHSEIETLERVRLLRDLRKGEYDVLIGINLLREGLDLPEVSLVAILDADKEGFLRSAGSLIQTIGRAARHVNGRAILYADRITDSMKQAMGETSRRREVQRTYNEEHGITPTSIIRATEMSLAQILKADYADLTEEDDTMPEFKSQEELEIYIGKLESDMREAAKKFEFEKAAKLRDTVKELRTKEFLFS from the coding sequence ATGGATTTTCAGTTAGTGAGTGATTACAAGCCGCGCGGCGACCAGGGGCGGGCGATTGAGGAACTTATTTCCGGCATCGGCGCTGGCGAGAAGCACCAGGTGTTGCTTGGTGTGACCGGGTCGGGCAAGACCTTTACGATGGCGAAAATCATCGAGGAGCTGAACCGCCCGGCGCTGGTGCTGGCGCATAACAAGACGCTGGCGGCGCAGCTCTATCACGAGTTCAAGCAGTTCTTTCCGTCGAATGCGGTTGAGTATTTTGTCTCGTACTACGACTACTATCAGCCGGAAGCCTATATACCTTCGGGCGATCTGTATATCGAGAAGGAAGCGACGATCAACGAAGAGCTGGACAAACTGCGGCTCTCGGCTACGCGGTCGCTCTTTGAGCGGCGCGATGCGATTATCGTCTCGTCTGTCTCGTGCATTTACGGCCTCGGCGATCCGGATGCTTATTACGGCATGCTGCTGCTGCTCGAAAAAGGGCAGAAGGTCCGGCGCGAGGACATTACCAAAAAGCTCGTTGAGATTCTGTATGACCGCAACGAAGCTGATTTCCGGCGCGGAACGTTTCGGGTGCGCGGCGATGTGATCGAGGTCTTCCCTACTTACGACGAGATGGCGTATCGCATTGAGCTCTTCGGCGATGAGGTGGAGTCGCTGGCGCAGATCGATCCGCTGTTTGGGACGGTGAAGCAGAAGTTTGCGCGGCTGCCGATTTATCCAAAGAGCCATTACGTGGTGAAGCCGGAGAAGAAGAATACGGCGATGGCGTCGATTCTGGAAGAGCTGGCGTGGTGGGAGAAGGAACTTGAGTCGCAGGGACGGCTGGTGGAGTCGCAGCGGATTCATCAGCGGACGCGCTTTGATCTGGAGATGATCAAGTCGGTGGGGTACTGCCACGGGATTGAGAATTACTCCCGGCATTTTTCCGGACGACTGCCGGGCGAGCCTCCGCCGACGCTGCTGGATTATTTCCCTCGCGATTACCTGCTCTTTATTGATGAGTCGCATGCGACGGTTCCGCAACTGCATGGTATGTGGCATGGAGACCGATCGCGCAAGCAGAACCTTGTGGATTATGGGTTTCGGCTGCCTTCGGCGGTGGATAACCGTCCGCTGAAGTTTGATGAATTTGAGGTTCGGACGAACCAGCTGATTTATGTTTCGGCGACGCCGGGGCCGTATGAGTTGACGAAGTCGGCGGGGGTTGTCGTCGAGCAGATTATCCGGCCTACGGGGCTGGTTGATCCTGAGGTGGAGATCCGGCCCGTGCGCGGACAGATTGACGATCTGCTGGCAGAGATTCGCGACCGTGCAACCAAGAATGAGCGCGTGCTGGTGACAACGCTGACGAAACGCATGTCTGAAGACCTGGCTGGCTATTACGCGGAGGTTGGCGTGCGCTGCCGCTACATGCATTCGGAGATTGAGACGCTGGAGCGCGTGCGACTGCTGCGCGATCTGAGGAAGGGCGAGTATGACGTGCTGATCGGGATTAATCTGCTGCGCGAGGGGCTCGATCTCCCGGAGGTATCACTGGTGGCGATTTTGGATGCGGATAAGGAAGGGTTTCTGCGCTCGGCGGGGTCGCTGATTCAGACAATTGGACGCGCGGCGCGGCATGTGAATGGACGCGCGATTCTGTATGCCGACCGCATTACGGATTCGATGAAGCAGGCGATGGGTGAGACGTCGCGGCGGCGCGAAGTGCAGCGGACTTACAACGAGGAGCATGGGATTACGCCGACTTCGATCATCCGAGCGACGGAAATGTCGCTGGCGCAGATTCTGAAGGCCGACTATGCCGATTTGACCGAAGAAGACGACACGATGCCGGAGTTCAAGTCGCAGGAAGAGCTGGAAATTTATATTGGCAAGCTCGAATCTGACATGCGCGAGGCGGCGAAGAAGTTTGAGTTTGAGAAAGCGGCGAAGCTTCGCGACACGGTGAAGGAATTGCGGACGAAGGAGTTTTTATTCAGCTGA
- a CDS encoding 3-keto-disaccharide hydrolase, translated as MISKNLSRTLGAALALFFCAPLAWSATKGIPPHGPAVALFDGHDFSGFDIFLKSKGLNNDPDQVFKVENGIIHVSGTEFGYIITRQEFQNYYLRAEFKWGEGTFAPREGQARDSGILYNIQGEQKVWPRSVEFQINEGCTGDFWMTDGAALTGKDGQRVTGPPGSALKIDRFNKGPWKNVVGYRDPVNEVEKSHGQWNVVELVNQNGHVWQYVNGKLANEGTDAFPSSGKILFQSEGAEVFFRNIELYPLK; from the coding sequence TTGATCAGTAAAAATCTTAGCCGGACCCTTGGGGCTGCCCTAGCCCTCTTTTTCTGTGCACCTCTCGCCTGGTCAGCAACAAAAGGGATTCCGCCGCACGGCCCGGCCGTTGCGCTTTTCGACGGGCACGACTTCAGCGGCTTCGACATATTCCTCAAGAGCAAAGGGTTGAATAACGATCCCGATCAAGTCTTTAAGGTGGAGAACGGAATCATTCATGTATCCGGCACCGAATTCGGTTACATCATTACCAGGCAGGAATTCCAGAATTACTACCTGAGAGCCGAGTTCAAATGGGGCGAGGGAACCTTCGCGCCACGCGAGGGACAAGCCCGCGACAGCGGCATCCTTTACAACATACAAGGCGAGCAAAAAGTATGGCCGCGATCCGTCGAGTTTCAGATCAACGAAGGCTGCACCGGCGACTTTTGGATGACCGACGGCGCAGCGCTCACCGGCAAGGACGGCCAGCGCGTCACCGGACCTCCAGGCAGCGCACTTAAGATTGATCGCTTTAACAAAGGCCCTTGGAAGAATGTCGTGGGCTATCGCGACCCCGTGAATGAAGTCGAAAAATCGCACGGGCAATGGAATGTGGTAGAGCTTGTGAACCAGAACGGCCACGTCTGGCAATATGTCAATGGAAAGCTGGCCAACGAAGGCACGGATGCCTTTCCTTCCAGCGGGAAAATCCTCTTTCAATCGGAAGGCGCTGAAGTATTCTTTCGCAATATTGAACTCTATCCCCTGAAGTAA
- a CDS encoding cytochrome c-type biogenesis protein CcmH, which produces MRKLFRFSQVGLVVLLVVFTMGSADTAVRYNDLGHKMMCVCGCGQILIECNHLGCPDSDRELAELRTALSQGKGDTEILEAFQSKYGPTVLAAPMLTKFNLAAWFVPPVVLLLGIVGTIALVRKWKLRTVPMPAASQVHGFDRIRDQIRKETEI; this is translated from the coding sequence ATGCGGAAGCTGTTTCGTTTTTCGCAGGTCGGGCTTGTCGTCTTGCTGGTGGTCTTCACCATGGGTTCAGCCGATACAGCTGTGCGCTACAACGATCTTGGACACAAGATGATGTGCGTGTGCGGCTGCGGGCAGATTCTGATTGAGTGCAATCATCTCGGGTGTCCGGATTCGGATCGCGAACTTGCAGAGCTGCGCACGGCGCTGAGCCAGGGCAAGGGGGACACCGAGATCCTTGAGGCGTTTCAGTCGAAATATGGGCCGACGGTGCTGGCTGCTCCGATGCTGACGAAGTTCAATCTGGCGGCGTGGTTTGTGCCTCCGGTGGTGCTGCTGCTGGGGATTGTTGGCACGATTGCGCTGGTGCGGAAGTGGAAGCTGCGCACGGTCCCGATGCCCGCTGCTTCGCAGGTGCATGGGTTTGATCGGATTCGCGACCAGATTCGAAAGGAGACGGAAATTTGA
- a CDS encoding heme lyase CcmF/NrfE family subunit, whose amino-acid sequence MPAFGSFALLLALALSGYNLFAGAIALRQLATGARGHVSPERLAETARRAGIGSFFAVTCAAFALVWAAFTNDFSVSYILHHSNRALPGPYKFAALWSGQEGSLLLWAWLLAAYGFVLRIRHKVDVKLTAYASTILAGIQIFFLLLVNFAAPPFALVAGTVPQDGFGLNPLLQYPEMVIHPPMLYLGYVGFSVPFAFALGALMMRYPGEKWIHITRRWTMVTWLFLTCGIFLGAHWAYSVLGWGGYWGWDPVENASLMPWLTGTAFLHSVMMQEKRGMMKSWNMWLIFSTFALSILGTLLTRSGLVSSVHAFAESPIGTWFWAFLVIVLAVCLFTFILQRDHLKSEHKLESLVSRESSFLFNNLVLLAACFTVLWGTLFPVISEYVQGNKVTVGAPFYNRVAIPIGLFLLLLTGIGPILAWRSTSFKSIRKNFILPVVSFLVTAVVLIACGVRPWQGQGALYSLMAWSLGAMVVTAVGSEFLRGAGVISRHTGQNLFASIVQLTRRNTRRYGGYIVHFGVVVIFIGLAGSAFNQSQEQELSFKQSMRMGPYRLECQSYSQDTNANYDTEFALLDVYRGDKKITQLAPEKRFYQASQTTSTIVANHSTLAWDLYVVYAGKDPDSGQPIIKVFLNPLVAWIWIGVIIVILGTFVALTPNMTAAFAASRSRVPVGEAPAMAMSKGGD is encoded by the coding sequence ATGCCAGCATTTGGAAGCTTCGCTCTGCTGCTTGCCCTGGCCCTCAGCGGCTATAACCTGTTCGCCGGAGCCATTGCCCTGCGTCAGCTCGCAACGGGCGCTCGCGGGCACGTATCTCCGGAGCGGCTGGCCGAAACTGCGCGGCGTGCTGGTATCGGCAGCTTTTTTGCTGTCACCTGCGCTGCATTTGCGCTGGTGTGGGCTGCGTTTACCAACGATTTTTCGGTTTCGTACATCCTGCATCATTCGAACCGGGCGCTGCCGGGGCCGTATAAGTTTGCTGCGCTTTGGTCGGGGCAGGAGGGCTCGCTGCTGCTTTGGGCGTGGCTGCTGGCGGCGTACGGGTTTGTGCTGCGCATCCGGCACAAAGTGGACGTAAAGCTGACGGCGTATGCTTCGACGATTCTTGCCGGGATACAGATTTTCTTTCTGCTGCTGGTGAATTTCGCTGCGCCTCCCTTTGCGCTCGTGGCGGGGACGGTGCCGCAGGATGGGTTTGGGCTGAATCCTCTGTTGCAGTATCCGGAAATGGTAATTCATCCGCCGATGCTGTACCTGGGGTATGTGGGCTTCAGCGTGCCGTTTGCCTTTGCGCTGGGCGCGCTGATGATGCGCTATCCGGGCGAGAAGTGGATCCACATTACGCGGCGCTGGACGATGGTGACGTGGCTGTTTCTGACCTGCGGCATCTTTCTCGGCGCGCACTGGGCGTACTCGGTGTTGGGATGGGGCGGCTACTGGGGCTGGGACCCGGTGGAGAATGCTTCGCTGATGCCATGGCTGACGGGCACGGCGTTTCTGCATTCGGTGATGATGCAGGAGAAGCGCGGCATGATGAAGAGCTGGAATATGTGGCTCATCTTCTCGACCTTCGCGCTTTCGATTCTGGGAACGTTGCTGACGCGGTCGGGGCTGGTGAGTTCGGTGCATGCCTTTGCCGAGTCGCCGATCGGGACGTGGTTCTGGGCTTTTCTTGTCATCGTGCTGGCGGTTTGCCTCTTCACGTTTATCCTGCAGCGCGATCATTTGAAGAGCGAGCACAAGCTGGAGTCGCTGGTTTCTCGCGAATCGAGTTTTCTCTTCAATAATCTGGTGCTGCTGGCGGCTTGCTTCACAGTGCTTTGGGGGACGCTGTTTCCGGTTATTTCGGAATATGTTCAGGGGAACAAGGTTACGGTTGGCGCGCCTTTCTACAATCGCGTGGCTATTCCGATTGGATTGTTCTTGCTCCTGCTGACAGGCATCGGGCCGATTCTCGCATGGCGCAGCACGTCGTTTAAAAGCATTCGCAAGAACTTTATCCTGCCGGTCGTCTCTTTTTTGGTGACAGCGGTGGTGCTGATCGCTTGCGGCGTACGACCCTGGCAGGGTCAGGGCGCGCTCTATTCTCTGATGGCGTGGTCGCTCGGTGCGATGGTGGTGACGGCTGTCGGCTCGGAGTTTTTGCGCGGCGCTGGCGTAATTTCCCGGCATACGGGGCAGAATCTTTTCGCTTCGATAGTGCAGCTGACGCGACGCAACACGCGGCGCTACGGCGGATACATCGTTCACTTTGGGGTTGTCGTTATCTTCATCGGGCTTGCGGGTTCGGCGTTCAATCAGAGTCAAGAACAGGAACTGAGCTTTAAGCAGAGCATGAGGATGGGGCCGTACCGGCTTGAGTGCCAGTCTTACTCGCAGGACACGAATGCGAATTACGATACTGAGTTTGCTCTTCTCGACGTCTACCGCGGAGATAAGAAGATTACGCAGCTTGCCCCGGAGAAGCGCTTTTATCAGGCTAGCCAGACAACATCGACGATTGTGGCGAACCACTCCACGCTGGCATGGGATTTGTATGTCGTCTACGCGGGTAAGGATCCGGATAGTGGCCAGCCAATTATCAAAGTGTTCCTGAATCCGCTGGTGGCATGGATCTGGATTGGCGTGATCATTGTGATTCTGGGAACATTCGTGGCGCTGACCCCGAATATGACGGCGGCGTTTGCAGCCAGCCGCAGCCGCGTGCCCGTGGGTGAAGCTCCAGCGATGGCGATGAGCAAGGGCGGCGATTGA